The Cheilinus undulatus linkage group 21, ASM1832078v1, whole genome shotgun sequence region tcaacattaacattttaatataacattatagtcattatggtctttagaaaaatgttcttttggggaggtggggtagtacactatagtagaatggaatgcaatggaatggaatggtggaatggaattaGCCCCTGTAGacagcctaagcttttgtccttaatggaatttttttcccctttacattatttttacttgtatACTTTGAGTACTTTTGAAACCAGtccttttatacttttacttgaggaaaaagcttgagttgatacttcaacttctacaggagtctttttaaaccctagtatctatacttttacctgagtaatgaatgtgaatacatCTGATACCTCTGATAACATGTAATTGAACACtttcacaaaaacatgacagattcatttttctctttcttataaaatattttgtattgTGTAACTTGTGTTGATTATTGCTGATTTAACATCTCACATGTAGAAAACTACTTCTTGTTTTTGGAGGATTGAACACATGCATTGAACTCTAATTCCTTCAGGAGCTGATCACCCCTGAAGGTCAGATCCTAAAGTCGCCCCTGCTTTGCAGCATGTATTCTCTCTGGCTATCTTTATATAAACAAATCACAACAAAATATTCTTGCAAGGTATTTGTTTAATTGTCATACAGcgttttaaagaaatattgcaatataAAGCCATCACACACAACATACTTTGGATAAGACATAATAAAATCTAAAGTGCAAATGCTGCAGTATGTCATCAGACAAACATTAGTTTGGAAGCGGAAGTTGTTCCCTTCATTCCACTGCGGAGGAGGATTTCATTTCCCACTTAATTTTCTTTGGCAGCTTGGCTTTAGGGGTACAAAGGAACAGAGGTGGGGGATACATTCACCAGACCAGCTGGAAACATCTGGGGGAGTGTATGATTGTTACAAAGATGTTATAAACCTATTTTAAGCTGACCTAAAGGGCTGCTCCAatgaaattttagttttttttttagaaacattaGTTTTACTCTTTATCCTTTCAGTTAACAAGGGAGCTATTTGAAAGGAAACACCATGCATCTTTTGCAAGTGTAACAGGGATGtgtattttcaacatttttttcacaaatcgatctttgaggtcaaagtttcaTGCATCTGATAAATGCCACATCAAAGGAAACATGGTTCCTGCACAACTGCTCCTAATATTTACTGCTAGTTCATGATGCCAAATATGTTGCCATTATAATATAAGCTCAGAAAGCAGATTTATAACACACACTTATCTGTAGTTAGTAGGCAATAGAagctttgaggaaaaaaaaaatcccctcagAGTCAAGCAGGCTGCCTCAAACTTCAGCACATTTTAGCAGCCCGGCAGCGCAGGACTTTTAGGAAGCTGTCGATCTTGTGGGAGTCCCGCCGGAAGCAGGACAAAAGGAAATGAAAGTTGGTCAGTCTGGTTATCTTGTCTTGGCCTATGTCATTCCCTCCGTTGTAGGGCAGAGAGGAGATGCTCTGAGCCCCAGGACCCATCTGGAAGAAGAATGAGACAGAAAGAGTGAGGGAAGAAACTAGAGCTGTGTGATGCACAGCAAAACAGATTGGTTAAAGGGTTTGGTTTCAGTGTCTCAGTCCTATTTGTAGTGGTCAAATTTTTTGCTACGAATGGAATGATCCTTCAGCTTCCTGATGCATCATTTGTGGTCGTCTACAGCTTGGATGAACAGATGCGACAACTAAATCAGACATGTCTATAgcgagtgttttttttaatgcatgttccaactcaaaagaaaaaaatatctctcCATTACAACAAGAATCAGGATCTGTTTACACCTATACCAATACCCTGTATGTGCCTATAAGTGAGCAAATAAATGCAGCACTCGGGCTAAGTGGAAGAGGCCGGTGTTTTGGGATTCACCCCATCTCTTGCACACCTTGCCAGAAAGAATATCCAGGCCGTCTCCCAGGCTTTTGGAATGCTCCTGCAGCTGCTGGATCTTGTTGGATATACTGTTGTGGGATGGGTGGGGCAGGTTTTGGGCAGAGTTGGACAGGACCACCAGTGGGTCGATCCAGGCTTTGAGCAGGGAACGAGCCAATGAGAGCAGGTCTGACTCCTAGGAACAAGTCAAAAAGATTATAGTAAGACACAGAAACTTTATCTCCTGTGCAGATATATAATGGCAAACAACATGTCCCTCTAAAGGTCTTGtaatttcagtcatttatcTACAGAGGTCAGTAAGTGTAGAATGAAAATGAGATACCTTTCTTTGTGTGATCCGATTTTTGATTCGCCACCCAAATTTTTCTGTGGGTTATATCTTAAATAGCTAAATAAGATGTCACCAGTTTTAGATGTATAACTTTGTCTACGGGGCCCCTATAAAAATCTCAACCCAGCAGACCTTCACAGGGGcttgaatgtttgtgtgtcaaTACATGAACTCAGATTCATGTTTGAAGCAAAAAGAATATCTGAGAGGTATTGAAAGAAGGCAGTTGTATTCATCAAAGTAAAGGCCAAGGAAGACAGGAAGTCAATATAGCCACTTACTGATACTTGAAGGGCTTGCTCTTTATCAGTAGGCGTCTGCAAGGAGGAGGTGTGGCACATGGAGGGGCGGGGCATGATCATCCGGCCTATAGGTGGAAAATGAGAGTCCTAGGGAGAAaagattttatttagaaaaaacaaaatatcgtttaaatgtttacatggCATATCGATATTTCACTTTGATTAGAGCAAGATTTGGTATTTTGCATTAAGAAAACAGTAGAAAGTGTTACAGCTTAAATATGCAAacaatttacatgtttttaaggttataaaatttcaacattttatctgAAATATACAGGGTCTATAAAAGGCATTCAACCCTTGGATGCTTTACCCTTTCACCGATTTTATAAATCTTATTATAAATAAGATTGTACTCCAgaattttcctgtattttgctgcattcattctaccctctacatttacaacatttacaacagtATTAATTTTgttaactaattatttttgttatagtTTTCCTTAATAGTCTTTTTTCCCCTGACGAAAATgagacagtaactaataaaaacaagtgcacatggacaaaaactaaaatgaaattaactGACACcttagtcaacaaataaaaacgagacaaaaatgtttgacagagactttaaccaatcagacctaatttcgtcatgtagaaagtaggggcaagttaggcatatatccaatcatagctactttggctgtgtgaGAAGGTGGCATGAGATACAAGGGGGATCCAATCATAACTGCTTTTGCTGCatgacacattcactgctctcaggtgattcccatttcaccaactgTGAGACTGTCTGAGACAGCCACattaaagggagtgaatatttatgcagtcatgtATTTTATCTTAAATATTCTTATTCAATTgtcattaatttgtagaaatctgttttcactttgacattaaagaggttctttgtactttttttgtcaaaaagccaaattattttgaccatgactgatttataaaatcaataagagtaaaacatggggggggggggggggggccccCTATAGGGACACAAAAAATTAAGGACTGACCAGTTCGTGTGTGAGTATGGTGCTGAGGGCGTGCAGCATGTCAGAGCGCTGAGAGGCTCGGTCCAACAGGTCACTAACCGGAACAGCACTGCACACTGCAGCCATACACAGCACTGTGGAGAGTAGGGATATTATGGAGATTATACTTTCATTTCAATATAGTTAAGACATCTGTGTTTGCAAAGAAAACACTATTTCAACATTCACAAAACATGCAAAGATTTCCCAGTTTTCATTGTCAATTTAATGTCTCAACACTATCGGTCAAAGGTTTCCCTCCAACTTCATTTGGGAATTTTTCTGCCAGTAAATAAACTTCCACATAAAGTCAGGGTAGACAACAGAGTATTAGGGCATCTACAAAATCTAATCCCTAAATGTGAATTTCTTATTTAGACTTTTTGTTATTCAGAATCCTTATTTGCTATCATACATAACaggaaacagtcattaaaaattcaacatgagCAAGCAGGCTGGGCTGATGCCTCTTATGCACGTTCAGATGAAACTGCTTCAgaacattattttttgtcagttagCTCTTCCCTGCTTTTTTGTTGATACTGTGAATACATTCAATACGTGCTGCATtgaaagaggggcaaaaataggcagcaTGGGGTCAGACTCTGTTGCCCTTTTGGAGGACGCACAAGCCTTTTTACATCATGTCTTGCCTTCTGAGACCCCACTGCCTCCCTGTCCAACAAGGAAAACTTCCTAAGGGACATGTGTTAACAAGTACATAGGGGATTATTTCAGCAACAGGCTGTGTGAAATCTTTCTGAAAGTTTAGGAATGTATATGAAAAGGTTATGTGGTGTCTGTATAACCTCAACAGCAGCAGGTTCATGTTATTCTGAAAGGTTTACTGGCATCAGTCCACTTTCGTTGTTTAGTACTGCTCATGTATGCCTCATATTAAAAGTGTTTGGTTAACTATTTAAATCAACTGCAACACATCCTTCCATCcttatatcaatgaaaataatcatCATCTTTTATTGCCCATCATCTGGCATTATATGTTTAGagaaatttagtttttaatgtaaacaaaataaaatttccaGAGTTTTTATTGCACATCAGTGAAgattaattctgattttttttttttcccaggcggAGACGATGATCAGAATTTGAAGttaaaagaaaatggaaaatgaatCAATGATGACACAATGTTGTAAACCCCAATGTGAGCAtgaacatgatttttttctcattatagtGTTAAAAgtagcactttaaaaaaaagtagcacTCGAGAGATCAAAGATTTGCATATACAcataattttaaagtaaataaaatagaaaatctGAGCTCATCTCACCAGACATGAAGAGTTTTCCCCAATTGGTTGTTCTGTGAGCCATCTCTCTTCATTTGTTTGTCTTtactctttctctctttcaccATACCCCTCTTTTATAGCTCCTTCTTTTCCACTGTTTGGTTATGCAGCAGAGTTGGAGCTGATTGATTGGAAGTGTTTGAGTTCATAATGAGAAACATGGTCAAGACATTTGAATTGATTCAACAGGAGGCGCTGGCAGGTTCATGAATTCATTGTGTGTGAGTTGTGTTGGTGATGGATGCACAGGGGTAAAATGacaaatatagaaaataatTCTTCaagatataaataaaattgatgAATTAAATCCCTAATGTTCACATACTGTTATGTAAAAACAAAGTGATATTCTAAACCAATACAAGGTTTGTCATTGTGCATTTATACAGATTAATATCACCCCCTTTGCATCTACATTATTGTATTTACTATCAATCCTCTATTCCTACAAAACTGTTGCATTATAACGGCATTTTTGGTTATTATATTTTtcatctgttgtttttgattgaaCACCCCTTTACTTGGTTATGGAGTGCAGGTGACAGATGAGAGGATGGACAGACGGAGAGACTCACTAGGGACATCTGGTGGAGACGCTTTGAATGGCAGGCCTGAAATAGCAATGGAAGCCTGGCTcaagagaggaaaaacactacaagagtcaagaatgaagaaaaacagaatgaaattagattgaaaaaaataatgtcacTGTGCGTGCTAGAAAAACCCTGAGGGttgaaaatcaaattaaatgttgaaaattgtTAGTCTCTAGATGAAATATTTCAACTATGGCACCATGACAACCTGTGGAAGTAGCTGGATCTGTACGTTGAAGACTTGAGTGTTTGAGTGTCCGTTTTAGTAAAAGTTTTGGTCGTTTACGTGaagcttgatttaaaaaaaaaaagttttagccACCAGTATCCCAAATCAAGGCAAAAGGCCTTTTCTGTCCATTGAATAACCCTGTTTTCACTAATGAGGCAGTGAAAGCTTAACGTTTTGCCCATTGGAAGGACACCGTTGAGGGGACTTTACATTGCTTTGACCACTGGATGAGAACCCATAGAGTATAGAACCAAGTTTTATCCACAAGAAGGGAGCCCTGGAGCACACTTTATAGTAATTGCCCAATATATGGGAACCCATAGCAAACTGAACTAAGTTTTGTCCACAAGATCAACTTCCTggaaggcactttatcacattttgtttaATGAAGAGGCACCAAAGAAGGCACTTTAATCTGATTTGTGTATTGGAAGGGAACTCTGGTGGATACTTTATAATGTTTTACGTACCAATGGGGGGCAAACGTTCAtttttttggcttctttttcAGTACAAGAAGGGGGCGATGGCCACCACTGCTCCCTCTCTGATTCCACCATTGTCAGTATGTAGGTTTTAGTCTTAAGATgctttttcaaatcatttttttcctgataaTCATTCTACACATAATTTGTGGGGGAATAAAGGTGAAATACAATGGGCAAATACAGTTGTGACTGAAATAAATAACAGAAGCCAACAAAAGTGAAGTCAGTGCAGAACAGCAATAAACTGCTGTTCCTAATGCTGCTCCCTTAGAGGCTGTAAAGGCCATGAATTCTTGTGATtcagaaacaaacatgtttacagctctgtaccagggctgtaaacatgtttgtttctgaATTTGGTCTAAACACATTTCTTTTACGATACATTGGGTACATTTCTATTCTGGGGCTTTAACTTGGGAGAAGGTTCAGTTGCCTGAGGTGGGCATGCAGCATTTCCAGGAGGCCTAAAGCCTCTTTACTTGTTTGACTGTTCAAAAGTTGGGTTGAGGCAGCATTTTAAAATGGCAGCTGCCATGACCAAAAACCAATGGGTCAAATCACCAAAATGATGCCCATGTTTTCAGAAATGATCTGaataataatttggaatttAGAGGAATGAAGTAAAATGACTATGAAAACACATTTAGTTGATCCAATTGAATGTGCAGCAATAACACATTTTACAAAGTCCTAGTATTGCAGGCTAAAAACAGTGTTCAGCTCAgttcaattatttattttacgaGAACTAAAACAGAACATCAGGTTAGGTTCATAGTTCCCTTATGTTGTAACTGAATTTATCTAAGAATGTCCCTTATCAGCTCCTTTTCAAGGATATATTTCAGAGAGTGTCTAAAAATTCCTTCTCTGAAGACTAAACCATAGGGCCCACGCACAGCATGGACACACCCCTTCCTGGTCAGCAGCCAAGAGACAACCTTGCATACCTTTCTCTTCCTGTGTCATTCTGCCAGCTTCCCCTCCCCTTGCCAGCCCCCTGCATTCAGCCCACACGTCCACACATGACGCACTGCACATGTGCTAACATGCACATGCGCAGCAGGCCTTACATGTGTGACCTACAGGCTGACTTTGAGGGCTTCTCTCATTTCATTACCTGCAAGGTATTACCTTCGTGCATGGCAATGTCatactgacacacacacacatgtaaaTGACGACATTTCCTGTTTGCTGCAAAGCCCTCTGTTGTCTGAAAACAGGTTTATGTTACTGGATTTGACTTGCAAAGTGAGGAAAATATGTGTTTGTCTTAGGTGTTTGAACACGTTAAATGGTGTTGATTGTGTAAAGTCAAACCTGCAAACAGAGACATATAATCAAGGAGAATGAGAGCAGAAATCAACAGGAGAACCACAGGAGCTATATATTATTGTCTTTACAGGCTGCAGAGTCAACCTTGCTGCAGTAGACCACAAAGAGGAGGACATGCATGTTATACACATGTGCAAAGCCCCTCCCCTCCCTGTTAACTCTCTATAGGTCTGTTAACCCTCATGGAATCTTAAACTGGTGTCCCCTTACACTTTAAcgtcttctgtctttctttttccatttttccttccTTCCCCTCCCCCTCCTTTGTCTTTCAGCTCCTGGCAGTGCGTGCACATACCAtgagcacacacatgcactcgaGCTTGTATAGGAGAGCTAACACACCCCCTTTCAGTGAGATCACATCCACCATAGAGCCCCCCCTTTGGCATTTTCTGCTGATTCCCGCACACACATAGACACTTTTCCAGCTGTCTAACTCAGGACCACATCCCCCTGTCTGCAGATAGGTAGGTATGAATGGCATTGTTTGatgaatttaatctcatatgGTAGGTTTTTGCACAGATGGAAACACAGTTTACTTAAAGTACATGGTGTTCCAACTGGTTTCTGACCACATGGTCTAGGAGGTGTGTACTGGTCTGCCAATGGAGGCACATTTCAATCAGCCTTTCAGAGAAGCTTTTCTTGCTCTTCCAGGGCTGTTTCTTTATCTCTAAAGAACTCAAACAGCACAGTTGGATTACTTAAATTGTCAAGATTTACCTAAATAGTATCACTTCatacttttttcctttatttggtCATCTGGAATTTATGCATGAGAGAGCTTTATCTCTGCAGGAGGCAGCAAGACGAGCTTTTTCCACACAGGAAGTTAAGATAATTGGTTGACATTTGATGCTAATGTAATTTAACCTGCACACCTCTGCTGGGAATATTAATAAGTAGGCTAGGCTAATTTGGGGTTTAGGAtgagagctgatgtttttacgtaaatgtgtttgtaaaaaGTTCCGTTTATCACTAACTGCTTCTGACTTTGTCTTGTAAAGTAGTGTAAAGTTCTTAGGTTTAGGACTTCGTATCCCATAAGTCACTGGACGTGCGTGTGGCTAATTATCTGGAGTTGAAGCAGGTGTGCTGTGCAGCGAGCTCACCAGGCTGGTGACACAAAGGGGTTAGGTGAGACCCTGGGTAAAGCTTGTTAAATAGCCCACGCAAAGTCAGGTAAGCTTGCTCTAAAGGGGACAATTATATTTGACTACAAGTTGGCACGTTTGTTAGCACGACTTAACATTCAAGAGTCCATACTGTCGAAGAGTTAGCGTGCTTTTATTTCCTGCGTATTCTTGTAGTTTGTATCCAAAGCAGAAGCGGCGCGTTGATACTTCTTGAGCAGCTTGTTGCATAACATGCGAGGAGCTCGCTGCATTGATGTAACATTACACAAGAGTGATGTGTGGCAGTGATAACGGGGATAACCTCCGGCCTAATTCGTCTTAACCCCTTTTGagaaatcacaaaaaaagaagcatttgAAAGTGGGCAGTTACTGGGAAAAAATTGTAGCTGTTATTGCTCACttgcaaaaactcaaaaggcGTGTCGACATTTAGGGAAATGAAGAATACGTCCTCTTATTTATCAACTTACGTCTTTAAGTCATGTTAGTTTGTAAATGCTAATGCTGTATGTAGCATTGGTCAAGTCTGGTGGTTTCCAGCTTGCTAGTGTTTGATAGGCCTCTATGAAAACTTTTAAGGTTGTTTTATTGGCTATCctaaagttttatcagaaactcaaaactgaaatatgTCTTACCTAAGGTTTTGGGTATATACAAAAACtgtaacattttgaaataaaaagttgagtGCTGGTTAAACAAAACACTAGCCTAGCCTAATATTTGTTGTTCAAACCTCTTAAAAGCGAAAACGGCATATTTTAGAGTTGGTAAGTAATTTACATACTTAGTGCAAACTTCTTAAGAGGActtttcaaagttgaaaagtttttaatgtgacCCTTGGAACACTTGTTTCTACAGTTCAAGGACATATGGCTCAATGTGGCCTCTGCTTCAACTTTTGGCTGAATTCATGCCATACCAGCTCCtaaaaatatgcaatatttAAACCATATGCCTTTGTTACGGATGATGAAAGACATCTATTAATGAAAAAGCCCTTTTACCTTGTTTAGCTCAAAGGCATGTATGTTGCTGCTTTACATTGTGTGACCTTTGCAGCATGGCTGCCATGTGCAGTGATGAGACTGCAGCAGAAGATGCTGGGACCTGTTGCACAGAGCTGCCACTAGATGGCACAACCGAATAGATGTGTGACAGTGTGTTAGAGGGCTTGTCATTATGACTCACAGTTCTTCTTACACTTCACGTTGTAAAAGGGCCGTTAAATGTTTAGGTGTCCTCGAATGTAACACTTTTTATGCATTTCTAAATCACAAGTCTTAAAATTGTTTCTAAATGTCAGAGCAGCCCAATTTAAGGGGGAACCcactttgcaataagacagtagCCAACTGGGAGTATTAACCCCCCAGATGACCCTGCCATGAATAAGGACCCTGACCATACTACTTCTTCTCTTTTGCCCTCATTTCTCAATCCTCCACCTTTGTATTCCCGCCTAGGTCACTGCCCCTTCAACCTTTTGCATCCCCTCCACCCATGACCACTGTGCACACGTGTGCTGCCCCCTCACATGCTTTATCTCCTCCCACCTCCTCTTGTGAGCCCTCCCCTTTAACCAACTCAACTccaccatctctctctctgtctctctctctctgtctctgtctcttgGTGGCCCTGGGATTCAAAGGCGTTCGGAGGACAGGAACAGGACAGGACACGCACCCTATACACCACCCACAGCACCACCACAGACATGTCGGACTCCGAGACCGCCGCCGCCCCCGCCGAGGCCCCTGTCCCCACTGCATGTGCCAGCATCAAGGCTGACCTGGACAAGTGGTAGGTAACTGTGCATGTTGCAAAGTGGTgttcaaaagagaaaaaacagtaCAAGTTAATGAATAAAGAATGTTTTTCCGTCATGATGCCGAACTTCTGCAGCCAGTGAACGTTCATAAAGTTCTTCTCCTGCAGCAAAAGTTGCCTTTAGTCATTTATAATTTACTGGGATGTGAAACAGCTGACAGAGTGGAAGTCCTGAGCAAAATCCAGATGACTTGACTTATTTGCAAAGCTCTTGAATGTTTCCCAACTGCCAGTCAGGCAACAAATCTTTCTCAAAACCCAAACCCTTAACATTATATGGGAATAACGGTGATGGAATTAGCATCATCCTAAAATGCGCCATGTTAAAATGGAGCCTTTTCGGAGGATACTGCTGTGACCGCTCTAACGCATCAAGAGTAGATGAATTCTAGCATGTTGAAATGTCGCTGGATCTATCTAGTAGCTGGGTGGGGGTAAGGGTTAGGAAAACTTTGGTCCCTCACATTGGGGACAGTAATTTTGTGATTAATGATGTGTGACAGCAGGGTGATGTTTGATGCTCATCCGTACGCATGGATGGAGGCTGGGAATCTGCTTACGTCACTAGCCTTCCTTTCCCCAGAATACTTTGCGTTGGCTCATTCCAAAAACCCTCACTGCCTCCCTTTGCCTGCTGCCATTAATGAGGGACCGTAGTTGGTGACATTTTTGTGAGCTTGTTGTACGTGCTTATAACAGATTGTGTGTTGGGTGGGTGCAGTGCATAGCGAAATGCACCAACAGTGCacatgtttttgcatattaacCCTCCACACCTCTTTTTGGACTGGTCCATTCTGAaggacgttttttttttttcagcaaatgATGGCTAAGCTTTAGCTTTAAGCTAGATGAATCAATCATTATTTGTACCCTACACACTAAAAGCacagtttaaaatattaaatttgacTTTGTGCATACATGTTTTTGCAGAATACATATTTTTGAtagtaaagacagaaaagacCAGCCTAACTCTTACTGGTGTGTCTTGATAAGGTGGAAGCAAATGTGTGAAGTCTTCAGATAAAGGTTGCAGGTTGAGAAGGAGGACGGAGGGCATGCAGGAAAAGGTCTGGCTGTTGGTTAATCTTGTATAAAAGTTAGACCCATGCCaaccttttcactgctttcatctttaaacatgtaaacagaCTGAAGATCTATTTGACTTAAAAGGTTGGTAGCTACTCTACAATTAGGAGATTTAAATGTTCAGGTTTTTATGAAAGTAAATGATCAACTATTGATGATTAAGCCTATCTTTTATTAAAGCTGCCATGTTTGTACTAAtatgttcaggtaaagtcagtGGCCTTGCAATTTATTGCATCTTGTTAAAGTGGTTCTATACAGGGACTTTAAACCAGGGTCAGCACTCTGTAGGGTGTTTTATAGCACAGAGCAATCTGTCCATGGTAATGGGTTGTACAATAGGTTTGACCTTTCACCCAACAAGCTAGTTTTGCAGGTTTTCAGAAAGCTCTGCAGGTCAGAAGTTTAAACTGAGGGTTCATTAC contains the following coding sequences:
- the prl gene encoding prolactin; amino-acid sequence: MAHRTTNWGKLFMSVLCMAAVCSAVPVSDLLDRASQRSDMLHALSTILTHELDSHFPPIGRMIMPRPSMCHTSSLQTPTDKEQALQVSESDLLSLARSLLKAWIDPLVVLSNSAQNLPHPSHNSISNKIQQLQEHSKSLGDGLDILSGKMGPGAQSISSLPYNGGNDIGQDKITRLTNFHFLLSCFRRDSHKIDSFLKVLRCRAAKMC